Genomic DNA from Thermotoga petrophila RKU-1:
ATAACTCCTTCGAGCAGCTGTGTTTTGGCGTTTCTAAAGGGAGAAAATCTTATGTTGAAATACTTTTCTCCGAATTTGTAGAAGTTGAGAAACACAGGTTCTCTGTTTTCAAAAACGCTTTCTGCGACAGATCCGATCTCTTCAAAGCCGGGGAGATCTTTGAGCCTTCTCCCGAATGCGGTTTCTTTCTTAAGGCCAAACAGTTGTTCTGCCTTTCTGTTCCATTCAGTTACGCGCCCATCTTTACTCAGTGTTATGATGGCTGTTTCCAGGCTTTCCAGAATGCTTTCGCTGAAGTTCCTGAGGTGTTCCACGAGTTCGTTTTGACGTTGAAGATCCAGTGTTTTCTCTCTCAAACTTTCATAATTGTATGCATTCTCCAGAGCAAGACCTGCACTTTCAGAAAAGAGTTTGAGCACGTCCAGATCCAGATCGGTGACTTCTTTTTTGCTGAATTTGTTATCCACCACCACAACACCGAGAGTGTCCCATCGCCCAACGAGTGGAAAGACCATGAACTCGTCGTTTTCAAGGATACTTATGACGTCTTCCACTCCGTGACTGATTTTTTCGATGGTTTCTCTCGAAGTCCTCACTATACTCTTTCTCAAAACCACCCTCTCAAATATCGGGTGTTCTCTGTAGTAAAATCTCTTCCCTCTTATTTTTTCGTTGAATTTCGTCTCAAATGAAAATGTGAGTGCCTCTTCCCTTAGAAACTGTACCAGATCTGTGTATCTCAAGGTTCTTTTTCTGAGGTATCTCTTGAGTTCTTCATGTTCCTGAGGAGTATCACCACCCATCGCAGAAACAACTACCAGGGAATTCGTGTTTTCATCTTTCTTGAGAAGAACGGCACGGTCGAAACTGAATCCTCTTTCTGAGACAAGACTGAGTAGAATCACCCGGTAAAGGTTGTTCGGGTCGTAAACAGATCTCATGGCCTGGCTGACGTGGTAAATTATTCTCATTTTCTTTATGTGTTCTTTCTGTATCTCTGAAACTTTCAGCTGTTCTTCGTACGACTTTTTCAATTTCTGGACTTCTTCTTTAAGTCTCCAGAGCTTTTCTGATACGTTTCCGACGAATTCTAAAAGTTTCGTACAGAGTATCTCTTCTTCTTCATCGAGTGCCTCATCGCGAACCACAACAAGATGCAGTTTGTTCTTCCACTCTCTCACCTTCGCTTCTGGATGTTTCTTTTTTATCTCGTCGATGGAGAGTTTCTCCCCCTTCGGGGAATGAGAAACATCACCTTCTATCAGATAGACTTCTTCCGCATCCAGAAATTCTCTGGCTTTTTTGAGGGAAAACCTGAGAGCTTCTTCTTTCGAGTGGGCACACATTGAATCCACAAGAGAGAGCAGCAGCTCATAAACGGTGAGTCTTTTGTAAAGTCTGACGATTTCAAAAGACTCCTCATCACTTGTCACAACTGTGTGCTTTCCAAATCTACAGATGAACCCTTCTTGAGGAATTTCATCTCCGCTTTCCAGAATCTTTATTCCCTTTATCTGTTTCAGCCCCTCCGGAATCATCTGGTATCACTTCCTTGATCCAGTCTAAATGAGATCCTCTCCAAAAGATTCTTCCGCAGCTGGGACATCTGGAGAATTTCTCTGCGTTCAGAAAAACGTACAGAGGCACCTTTTCGATCACTTCCTCACGTGGTGTCGGCAAGAGTTCTCTGTTACAGTACGGGCACCTTGCATGCTCTGGTTTCAGTTTAAAATGTTCTACCACAGTTTTCAAATCTTTTTCGTTTTCGATATAAAAGACTTTCTGTCCATATTTTTCGAAAAATTTTATAAGAGAAGATCTTTTTGTGAGAAGAATTCTACCCTCTTTTCTGCAAATCAGAAGGACTTTCCCGGGTTCTTCAGAGCAGCAAACCTTCACATCCAACCCGAGGGTTCTCAACTTTTTTGCGAGTGGTACCAGTGTAGTGTCGACAGCGAAACGAACCTCACTCATAATCTATCCTCCACTATTTAATGATAAACTAAAAGTGGGAGGGAGAAATTATGAAGATAGAAAGACTCGATAAATACATCTGGAAAATTCCAAAAGAAGGGAATATGAAGGTTGACGCGATCGTGTTCACAGACGCTGAGAGTGTGAACGATCCTCAATTCAGGGAAGCGATGAAACAGCTCGTGAACGTGGCCACGCTTCCCGGTATCGTGAAATACGCCCTCGCCATGCCAGACATACACTGGGGTTACGGATTCCCAATAGGGGGAGTCGCCGCCTTCGATGTGAGAGAAGGAGTCATCTCACCGGGTGGTGTGGGTTTCGATATAAACTGTGGAGTACGCCTGATGAAAACAGATCTCACTTACGAAGATGTGAAAGATAGAATAAGACCTCTCGTCGAAGCTATATACGAATTCGTTCCCGCGGGTGTTGGTTCAACAGGTGACATCGTCCTCGGCAAGAAAGGGCTCAGGAAGGTTCTCGTTGAAGGTGCGGAGTGGGCTGTCAAAGCAGGGTACGGTCTTGAGGAAGATCTGGAAAGAATCGAAGACGGTGGGAAGATACACCCAGCGGATCCCTCACACGTATCGGAAGAAGCATTCGAGAGAGGAAATGACGAGCTCGGAACTCTTGGTGCGGGGAACCACTTCGTGGAGGTTCAGATGGTTCAGGAAATATACGACGAAGAACTCGCTGAATTCTTCGGACTGGAGATCGGTACCATCACGGTAATGATCCACTCCGGAAGCAGAGGATTCGGACATCAGGTTGCAACCGACTACATAAGGCTCATGAGGGATAAACTGAAAGAACACAACAAAAATCTACCCGACAAACAGCTTATAAACGCTCCGTTCGAACATCCACTCGGACAGGCCTATTATTCTGCCATGAATTGCGCGGCAAACTACGCGTTCGCGAACAGGGAGATCCTCGGGCATCTCGTTAGAAAAGCTTTCTGGAAAGTGTTCGGGAGAGACACACGTGTTGATCTCATCTACGACGTTGCTCATAACATCGCAAAAGTGGAAGAGTACGAAGTTGACGGAAAAAGAAGAAAACTGGTTGTCCACAGAAAGGGTGCCACACGTTCTCTTGGTCCCGGAAGCGAAAAGGTTCCTTCGATCTACAGAGAAGTGGGACAGCCCGTCATCATACCGGGTGACATGGGGACTGCTTCCTATCTTCTGGTGGGAACAAAGAAAGCCGAAGAAAAGGCCTTCGGTTCCACCGCACACGGAGCGGGGAGAGTCCTTGGAAGGTCTGCTGCCCTGAAGAAGCTGGATTACAGGGAAGTTCTCGATGAACTGGCAGAAAAGAATATTGTCGTCATGAGTAAAAGTAAAAAGACTCTGGTTGAAGAAGCTCCTGAAGTTTACAAAGACGTGGACAGAGTGGTGCAGATCGTTCATGAGATAGGTATTTCGAGAAGAGTGGCCAGGATGATTCCTCTTGGTGTTGTGAAGGGGTGATACCATCGTAGAAAAAATGTATGTTCGAGAAGTGAAAGACGGGAAAGTGGTGGTGGCAAAAGCTAGAACGAGCGCTTGTGGGAGTTGCCCGGCAAAGAACATCTGTCTTTCCAACAACGAGATAAAACTCGAGATAGACTGGAACGGAGAAGATTTGAAGCCCGGTGATGAGGTTGTGGTAGACATACCCGAGTACGATCCTTTGAAGGTATCAACACTCGTTTATTTTCTTCCCCTTGTGATATTCGCGGTGACTGTGATAACTGGATACCTTTTTAGGCTGAAAGATTGGGTAACCTTCGTACTTGCGCTGGGAAGCGTTTTCATCTATTATTCTCTGCTTCGTTTCAGAAGAAAAGACAGAAAACCTCCTAGAATCCTCAGGAAGGTCTCTTAGGAGGTGTTTGCGTGACAATAGAAGAGATCGCCAGAATCGTAGAAGGAGAGATCCTTTGTGGAAACAAAGATCTGAACATAGAAAGAGCCGTTGCCACAGATCTCATGAGTGATGTTCTCGCGTTTGCTGAGCCGAACGTTCTTCTGATCACAGGGCTTCACTCTCCACAGGCCGTGCGAACCGCCATGGTGGTGGGGATACCCGCTGTTCTCTTCGTCAGAAAAAAAGATATTCCTGAGACTATAGTCAATTTTGCGAAAGAATGCAACATCACCGTTCTTGCAACGAATCTTTCCATGTTCGAAACTTGTGGCAGACTTTACATGAAAGGTTTGAAGCCCGTCAGGAGAGCGATAGAATGAGCGTTTCCATCATAGACAGATTGCAAGCCATTTTCCAGGATGTCAGAGTTTCCGAGTTCATGAATCCGGACGTTATATACGTAACACCGGACAAGACACTTCTTCACGTGAAAGAGATTATGAGGATAAAGAGGATCTCAGGTGTGCCCGTAGTGGATGACAAAAAACGGGTAGTGGGAATCGTCAGTTTGGAAGACATCATAAAAGCCCTTGAGGGAAGTTACATAAAAGACAGTGTTGAAAAGCGCATGACGAAGAACGTGGTATGTCTGAAAGAAACAGACACCCTCCAGGACGCCGTCAAGACCTTTGAGAAATACGGTTATGGGAGATTTCCCGTTGTCGACGATGAGGGAAAACTTGTGGGGATCGTGACAAAGCACGACATCATCTATTTTCTTCTGGCAAAACTCGGCATCATGTATCTGCACGACAAAAGGATGGAAGAAGTCTTGGAAAAAGGAACCTCACTGATCACGGGAGAGGTCCTGGAAAAAGGAAAAGCGGATTTTGTTTTCCACATAGATTACTTCGATGTGAACATGATCGGGATAGGGGCTTCCAAATTGAAGAGGTTTCTCTTAGAGCGAGGAGTGGATGAAGAACTGGCAAGAAGAATTGCAATAGCTACTTACGAAGCGGAAGCAAACGTTGTCATCCACAGCGAATCCGATGGGTACATATACTGCTTCATCGACAATGAGAAAATCACGGTGAGGGTAGAAGACAGAGGAAAAGGGATAGAAAATCTGGAACTCGCGATGAGAGAAGGCTATTCAACGGCTCCAGACCACATCAGAGAGCTCGGCTTTGGTGCAGGGATGGGGCTTCCAAACATGAAAAGGTACTCCGATAAAATGGTCATCATCTCAGAAGTGGGAAAGGGTGTAATCGTTGAGATGGTGTTCTTCAGGAGGGATAGAGGTGAGGATAAGGGAGATAGTGGAAAAACTGGGGCTTGAACATGTGTGCGGTGATCTGAACACGGAAGTGGAACACGGTTTCACCTGTGACCTTTTGAGTGAAGTGCTGGGGAAAGCCCAGCCTTCGACACTCTGGATCACAGTGCAGTCTCACGTCAACATAATAGCGGTTGCCACGGTTGTCGGAATAAAGGGAATCGTTCTCTGTGACGGTCACGAATACGAAAAGGACACTGTGAAGAAGGCAGAGGAGAACGGAGTGGTGCTCCTTAAATCTCAGGAGAACTCCTTCATAGTTTCTGGGAAGGTGTACGAGCTGGGGTTGAGATGAAGGCGGATTTACATGTGCACACGTGTCTGTCACCGTGCGCAGATCTGCTCATGATACCGCCCGTTGTGGAGAGGGCATCGGGAGATGTACAGATTCTCGGCATAGTTGATCACAACAGCGCAAAAAACGTTCCTGCTTTTCTGAAAATGAAGAAACTCGTTGTCCCTGGAATAGAGATACAGACGGTGGAAGATGTTCACGTGCTCGGCTTTTTTTCCGATATCGAAAGCGCATTGAAAGTCACGAAGATCGTTTACGAACATCTTCCATCGGTGAAACACGATCATGAGAAAATGGGCTATCAGCTCTTTGTAGACGAAAAGGGGAATTACACGGGCTACGAAGACGTTCCACTCGGTTTTCCTTCAGATCTCACACTGTCTCAGGCTGTAGAGCTGATTCGATCATTTGGAGGGATACCGGTTTACGCGCATGTTGAGAAGAGATTCGGTGTTCTCTACCAGCTCGGTTTCTTTCCAGATCTCGAGATTCCTGTTGCTGAAGTGGTGAGTAGAGAGGGAAAAGAAAATGCCCAGAAAAAGAATCTCAGGGTGATAGTGACATCGGACGCCCATTTTCCCTCTGATATAGGAAGAAGGTACATCGACATATCAGGAGCGCCGAATTCACCCGAGGAAGTACTGAAAAAGATCCTCAACAGCGAATACACACTGGGAGGTGTTCTGAATTGGTAAGGGTGAGATTCGCACCGAGCCCCACTGGCTTTCTCCACGTTGGAGGAGCTCGAACCGCTCTGTTCAACTTTCTTTTCGCACGGAAAGAAAAAGGAAAGTTCATCCTCAGAATAGAAGACACCGATTTGGAGAGATCTGAGAGGGAGTACGAAGAGAAGCTCATGGAATCTCTCAGGTGGCTTGGTCTTCTGTGGGATGAGGGACCGGACGTGGGAGGAGACCACGGTCCATACAGGCAGAGCGAGAGAGTGGAGATATACAGAGAACACGCTGAAAGGCTTGTAAAGGAGGGGAAGGCCTATTACGTTTACGCTTACCCTGAAGAGATCGAAGAGATGAGGGAGAAACTCCTCTCTGAAGGAAAGGCACCACACTACTCCCAGGAGATGTTCGAAAAGTTTGATACTCCCGAGAGAAGAAGGGAATACGAAGAAAAGGGTTTGAGGCCGGCTGTGTTTTTCAAGATGCCCAGAAAAGACTATGTGTTGAACGATGTGGTGAAAGGTGAAGTTGTGTTCAAGACAGGAGCAATTGGGGATTTTGTGATAATGAGAAGCAACGGTCTTCCCACCTACAATTTCGCCTGTGTGGTGGATGACATGCTCATGGAAATAACACACGTTATCCGTGGAGACGACCATCTCTCAAATACACTGAGACAGCTCGCTCTCTATGAAGCGTTTGAAAAGGCTCCCCCCGTTTTTGCGCACGTTTCCACCATACTGGGACCCGATGGAAAAAAACTGAGCAAGAGACATGGAGCCACTTCTGTGGAAGCGTTCAGAGACATGGGATATCTTCCGGAGGCGCTTGTCAACTATCTGGCACTTCTTGGATGGTCTCACCCAGAGGGTAAAGAACTCCTCACTCTCGAAGAATTGATTTCTTCGTTTTCTCTGGACAGGCTCAGCCCGAACCCTGCGATTTTCGACCCACAGAAGTTGAAATGGATGAACGGTTACTATTTGAGGAACATGCCGATTGAGAAGCTCGCAGAACTGGCAAAGCCGTTCTTTGAGAAAGCCGGGATAAAAATAATCGACGAGGAGTACTTTAAAAAGGTATTGGAGATCACAAAAGAGAGAGTAGAGGTGCTTTCAGAATTTCCTGAAGAGTCCCGCTTCTTCTTTGAAGATCCAGCACCTGTTGAAATACCAGAAGAAATGAAAGAAGTGTTTTCACAGCTCAAAGAAGAGCTCCAGAACGTTCGGTGGACCATGGAAGAAATCACACCTGTCTTCAAGAAGGTACTGAAACAACACGGTGTAAAGCCCAAAGAATTCTATATGACGTTGAGAAGAGTTCTGACTGGTAGAGAAGAAGGTCCTGAACTCGTCAACATTATTCCTCTTCTTGGAAAGGAGATCTTTTTGAGAAGAATAGAAAGATCTCTGGGGGGATGAGAATGAACATCCAGAAACACGGAGAAGACTGGAAAGGTACAGTTGTGATCGTACACGGTCTCGGTGAACACTCCGGGAGGTACAGAAGACTTGTGAGAGAATTCGTTTCAGAGGGTGTTCAGGTGGTCACATTCGATCTACCAGGTCACGGCAAATCTCCCGGAAGAAGAGGGCACCTTCGTTTTGATGACGTTTTTAAAATATTGAACGAGATCACGAAAGATCTGGAAAGGTTCGTGCTCTTTGGTCACAGTCTCGGTGGATTGATAGCTATCAGATTCACTCAGATTTTTCAGCCAGAGAACCAGAAAGGGTTGGTGGTGTCGGCCCCCGCTATCCTGCTTCCAGATACCCATTCTCCGGTCCTTGAATTCATGGTGAGGTTTCTGTCCTTTTTTGTTCCATTCCTCACGATGAGCAACGGGATAAACCCGAGCGATCTTTCCAGGAACAGAGAAGCGGTGGAAGCGTACATAAGAGATCCCCTCGTTCACGACAGAATCTCCTTCAAGCTCGCTTCAGATATGCTTTCCCATATGAAAAAGGTTCTCAAAGACGCTGAAAGGATAAAGGTTCCTGTTCTCATTCTTCACGGAACTGATGACAGGGTGGTGTCTTTTGAGGGAAGCAAGAAGTTTTTCGAAGCACTGAGCACAGAGAAAAAACTGGTGAGCTTTCCTGGAGGATACCATGAACTTTTTGAAGATCCAGAGCACCAGAAAGAGTTTTTCAAAACGATAGTCGAGTGGAGTCTCGAAAAACTCGGAGGGAAATAAGTTGAAGGAGTTCAGGAAGATCTTAGAGGACAAAGCTTTTTTCTTCACGACACTGTACATATTGATTTCATTTCTCGTATTCAAGATTTTCC
This window encodes:
- a CDS encoding ATP-binding protein, whose amino-acid sequence is MIPEGLKQIKGIKILESGDEIPQEGFICRFGKHTVVTSDEESFEIVRLYKRLTVYELLLSLVDSMCAHSKEEALRFSLKKAREFLDAEEVYLIEGDVSHSPKGEKLSIDEIKKKHPEAKVREWKNKLHLVVVRDEALDEEEEILCTKLLEFVGNVSEKLWRLKEEVQKLKKSYEEQLKVSEIQKEHIKKMRIIYHVSQAMRSVYDPNNLYRVILLSLVSERGFSFDRAVLLKKDENTNSLVVVSAMGGDTPQEHEELKRYLRKRTLRYTDLVQFLREEALTFSFETKFNEKIRGKRFYYREHPIFERVVLRKSIVRTSRETIEKISHGVEDVISILENDEFMVFPLVGRWDTLGVVVVDNKFSKKEVTDLDLDVLKLFSESAGLALENAYNYESLREKTLDLQRQNELVEHLRNFSESILESLETAIITLSKDGRVTEWNRKAEQLFGLKKETAFGRRLKDLPGFEEIGSVAESVFENREPVFLNFYKFGEKYFNIRFSPFRNAKTQLLEGVIITIDDVTELYKYEEERKRRERLSILGEMTARVAHEIRNPITIIGGFIMRMKKHLDDPETLKKYVNIITNELSRLETIVKEILEYSKERQVLEFTEFNLNELIREVYVLFEEKIRKMNIDFCFETDNEDLRIDADRTRIKQVLINLVQNAIEATGENGKIKITSEDMYTRVRVSVWNSGPPIPEELKEKIFSPFFTTKTQGTGLGLSICRKIIEDEHGGKIWTENRENGVVFIFEIPKTPEKR
- a CDS encoding Mut7-C RNAse domain-containing protein, translating into MSEVRFAVDTTLVPLAKKLRTLGLDVKVCCSEEPGKVLLICRKEGRILLTKRSSLIKFFEKYGQKVFYIENEKDLKTVVEHFKLKPEHARCPYCNRELLPTPREEVIEKVPLYVFLNAEKFSRCPSCGRIFWRGSHLDWIKEVIPDDSGGAETDKGNKDSGKRR
- a CDS encoding RtcB family protein, which produces MKIERLDKYIWKIPKEGNMKVDAIVFTDAESVNDPQFREAMKQLVNVATLPGIVKYALAMPDIHWGYGFPIGGVAAFDVREGVISPGGVGFDINCGVRLMKTDLTYEDVKDRIRPLVEAIYEFVPAGVGSTGDIVLGKKGLRKVLVEGAEWAVKAGYGLEEDLERIEDGGKIHPADPSHVSEEAFERGNDELGTLGAGNHFVEVQMVQEIYDEELAEFFGLEIGTITVMIHSGSRGFGHQVATDYIRLMRDKLKEHNKNLPDKQLINAPFEHPLGQAYYSAMNCAANYAFANREILGHLVRKAFWKVFGRDTRVDLIYDVAHNIAKVEEYEVDGKRRKLVVHRKGATRSLGPGSEKVPSIYREVGQPVIIPGDMGTASYLLVGTKKAEEKAFGSTAHGAGRVLGRSAALKKLDYREVLDELAEKNIVVMSKSKKTLVEEAPEVYKDVDRVVQIVHEIGISRRVARMIPLGVVKG
- a CDS encoding SoxR reducing system RseC family protein; the encoded protein is MYVREVKDGKVVVAKARTSACGSCPAKNICLSNNEIKLEIDWNGEDLKPGDEVVVDIPEYDPLKVSTLVYFLPLVIFAVTVITGYLFRLKDWVTFVLALGSVFIYYSLLRFRRKDRKPPRILRKVS
- a CDS encoding DRTGG domain-containing protein, with the protein product MTIEEIARIVEGEILCGNKDLNIERAVATDLMSDVLAFAEPNVLLITGLHSPQAVRTAMVVGIPAVLFVRKKDIPETIVNFAKECNITVLATNLSMFETCGRLYMKGLKPVRRAIE
- a CDS encoding CBS domain-containing protein, encoding MSVSIIDRLQAIFQDVRVSEFMNPDVIYVTPDKTLLHVKEIMRIKRISGVPVVDDKKRVVGIVSLEDIIKALEGSYIKDSVEKRMTKNVVCLKETDTLQDAVKTFEKYGYGRFPVVDDEGKLVGIVTKHDIIYFLLAKLGIMYLHDKRMEEVLEKGTSLITGEVLEKGKADFVFHIDYFDVNMIGIGASKLKRFLLERGVDEELARRIAIATYEAEANVVIHSESDGYIYCFIDNEKITVRVEDRGKGIENLELAMREGYSTAPDHIRELGFGAGMGLPNMKRYSDKMVIISEVGKGVIVEMVFFRRDRGEDKGDSGKTGA
- a CDS encoding DRTGG domain-containing protein — encoded protein: MRIREIVEKLGLEHVCGDLNTEVEHGFTCDLLSEVLGKAQPSTLWITVQSHVNIIAVATVVGIKGIVLCDGHEYEKDTVKKAEENGVVLLKSQENSFIVSGKVYELGLR
- a CDS encoding PHP-associated domain-containing protein, translated to MKADLHVHTCLSPCADLLMIPPVVERASGDVQILGIVDHNSAKNVPAFLKMKKLVVPGIEIQTVEDVHVLGFFSDIESALKVTKIVYEHLPSVKHDHEKMGYQLFVDEKGNYTGYEDVPLGFPSDLTLSQAVELIRSFGGIPVYAHVEKRFGVLYQLGFFPDLEIPVAEVVSREGKENAQKKNLRVIVTSDAHFPSDIGRRYIDISGAPNSPEEVLKKILNSEYTLGGVLNW
- the gltX gene encoding glutamate--tRNA ligase codes for the protein MVRVRFAPSPTGFLHVGGARTALFNFLFARKEKGKFILRIEDTDLERSEREYEEKLMESLRWLGLLWDEGPDVGGDHGPYRQSERVEIYREHAERLVKEGKAYYVYAYPEEIEEMREKLLSEGKAPHYSQEMFEKFDTPERRREYEEKGLRPAVFFKMPRKDYVLNDVVKGEVVFKTGAIGDFVIMRSNGLPTYNFACVVDDMLMEITHVIRGDDHLSNTLRQLALYEAFEKAPPVFAHVSTILGPDGKKLSKRHGATSVEAFRDMGYLPEALVNYLALLGWSHPEGKELLTLEELISSFSLDRLSPNPAIFDPQKLKWMNGYYLRNMPIEKLAELAKPFFEKAGIKIIDEEYFKKVLEITKERVEVLSEFPEESRFFFEDPAPVEIPEEMKEVFSQLKEELQNVRWTMEEITPVFKKVLKQHGVKPKEFYMTLRRVLTGREEGPELVNIIPLLGKEIFLRRIERSLGG
- a CDS encoding alpha/beta hydrolase is translated as MNIQKHGEDWKGTVVIVHGLGEHSGRYRRLVREFVSEGVQVVTFDLPGHGKSPGRRGHLRFDDVFKILNEITKDLERFVLFGHSLGGLIAIRFTQIFQPENQKGLVVSAPAILLPDTHSPVLEFMVRFLSFFVPFLTMSNGINPSDLSRNREAVEAYIRDPLVHDRISFKLASDMLSHMKKVLKDAERIKVPVLILHGTDDRVVSFEGSKKFFEALSTEKKLVSFPGGYHELFEDPEHQKEFFKTIVEWSLEKLGGK